The following proteins are co-located in the Phocoena phocoena chromosome 1, mPhoPho1.1, whole genome shotgun sequence genome:
- the LRRN2 gene encoding leucine-rich repeat neuronal protein 2, with translation MRLLVAPLLLAWVAGAIATVPVVPWHVPCPPRCACQIRPWYTPLSSYREATTVDCNDLFLTAVPPALPAGTQTLLLQSNGIVRVDQGELGYLANLTELDLSQNSFSDTRDCDFRALPQLLSLHLEENQLTRLEDHSFAGLASLQELYLNHNQLYRIAPRAFAGLSNLLRLHLNSNLLRAVDGRWFEMLPSLEILMIGGNKVDAILDMNFRPLAKLRSLVLAGMNLREISDYALEGLQSLESLSFYDNLLARVPRRALEQVPGLKFLDLNKNPLQRVGPGDFANMLHLKELGLNNMEELVSIDKFALVNLPELTKLDITNNPRLSFIHPRAFHHLPQMETLMLNNNALSALHQQTVESLPNLQEVGLHGNPIRCDCVIRWANATGTHVRFIEPQSTLCAEPPDLQRRPVREVPFREMTDHCLPLISPRSFPPSLQVASGESLVLHCRALAEPEPEIYWVTPAGVRLTAARAGRKYRVYPEGTLELRRVTAEEAGLYTCVAQNLVGADTKTVSVVVGRAPLQPGRGKGWGLELQVQETHPYHILLSWVSPPNTVSTNLTWSSASALQGHRATAVARLPRGTHSYNITRLLQATEYWACLQVAFADAHTQLACVWARTKEATPCHRALGDQPGLIAILALTILLLAAGLAAHLGTGQPRQGVGGRPLLPAWAFWGWSTPSARVVSAPLVLHWNPGRKLPRSSEGETLSPPLSQNS, from the coding sequence ATGAGGCTGCTTGTGGCCCCCCTCTTGCTAGCTTGGGTGGCTGGTGCCATTGCCACCGTGCCCGTGGTACCTTGGCACGTGCCCTGCCCCCCTCGGTGTGCCTGCCAGATCCGGCCCTGGTATACACCCCTGTCGTCCTACCGCGAGGCCACCACCGTGGACTGCAATGACCTATTCCTGACAGCTGTGCCCCCGGCGCTGCCCGCAGGCACGCAGACCCTGCTGCTACAGAGCAACGGCATCGTCCGCGTGGACCAGGGTGAGCTCGGCTACCTGGCCAATCTCACAGAGCTGGACCTGTCCCAGAACAGCTTTTCAGACACCCGAGACTGTGATTTCCGTGCCCTGCcccagctgctgagcctgcacctgGAGGAGAACCAGCTGACGCGGCTGGAGGACCACAGCTTTGCAGGGCTGGCCAGCCTTCAGGAACTCTATCTCAACCACAACCAGCTCTACCGCATCGCCCCAAGGGCCTTCGCCGGCCTCAGCAACCTGCTGCGGCTGCACCTCAACTCCAACCTGCTGAGGGCCGTGGACGGCCGCTGGTTCGAGATGCTGCCCAGCCTGGAAATCCTCATGATCGGCGGCAACAAAGTGGACGCTATCTTGGACATGAACTTCCGGCCCCTGGCCAAGCTGCGCAGCCTGGTGCTCGCGGGCATGAACCTGCGGGAGATCTCTGACTACGCCCTGGAGGGGCTTCAAAGCCTGGAGAGCCTCTCCTTCTATGACAACCTTCTGGCCCGGGTACCGCGGCGGGCGCTGGAGCAGGTGCCTGGGCTCAAGTTCCTAGACCTGAACAAGAACCCGCTCCAGCGGGTGGGGCCCGGCGACTTTGCCAACATGTTGCACCTCAAGGAGCTGGGGCTGAACAACATGGAGGAGCTGGTTTCCATTGACAAGTTTGCCCTGGTCAACCTCCCTGAGCTGACCAAGCTGGACATCACCAACAACCCCCGGCTGTCTTTCATCCACCCCCGCGCCTTCCATCACCTGCCCCAGATGGAGACCCTCATGCTCAACAACAATGCTCTCAGTGCCTTGCACCAGCAGACAGTGGAGTCCCTGCCCAACCTGCAGGAGGTGGGTCTCCATGGCAACCCCATCCGCTGTGACTGTGTCATCCGCTGGGCCAATGCCACGGGCACCCATGTCCGCTTCATCGAGCCTCAGTCCACCCTGTGTGCCGAGCCACCAGACCTCCAGCGCCGCCCAGTGCGGGAGGTGCCCTTCCGGGAGATGACGGACCACTGCCTGCCCCTCATCTCCCCCCGCAGCTTCCCCCCCAGCCTCCAGGTGGCCAGTGGAGAGAGCCTGGTGCTGCACTGCCGGGCGCTGGCTGAACCAGAACCCGAGATCTACTGGGTCACTCCGGCTGGGGTTCGACTGACGGCTGCCCGGGCAGGCAGGAAGTACCGGGTGTACCCTGAGGGGACCCTGGAGCTGCGGAGGGTGACAGCGGAAGAGGCAGGGCTGTACACCTGTGTGGCCCAGAACCTGGTAGGGGCTGACACTAAGACGGTTAGTGTGGTTGTTGGCCGGGCTCCCCTGCAGCCAGGCAGAGGCAAGGGATGGGGTCTGGAACTCCAGGTGCAGGAGACTCACCCCTATCACATCCTGTTATCTTGGGTCTCCCCACCCAACACAGTCTCCACCAACCTCACCTGGTCCAGTGCCTCTGCCCTCCAGGGCCACAGGGCCACTGCTGTGGCCCGCCTGCCACGGGGTACCCACAGCTACAACATCACCCGCCTCCTTCAGGCCACGGAGTACTGGGCCTGCCTGCAAGTGGCCTTTGCTGATGCCCACACCCAGTTGGCATGTGTATGGGCCAGGACTAAAGAGGCCACTCCTTGTCACAGAGCCTTAGGGGACCAACCTGGGCTCATAGCCATCCTGGCTCTCACCATCCTCCTGCTGGCAGCCGGGCTGGCAGCCCACCTTGGCACTGGCCAGCCCAGGCAGGGAGTGGGTGGGCGGCCTCTCCTTCCAGCCTGGGCTTTCTGGGGCTGGAGCACCCCCTCAGCCCGGGTGGTATCTGCACCCCTTGTCCTGCACTGGAATCCGGGGAGGAAGCTGCCCAGGTCCTCAGAAGGGGAGACACTGTCACCACCATTGTCACAAAATTCCTGA